From one Planococcus citri chromosome 3, ihPlaCitr1.1, whole genome shotgun sequence genomic stretch:
- the LOC135839710 gene encoding uncharacterized protein LOC135839710 — MSSETGDKSDSDSVKSRETMESETEREYVADQINPDQPIYKSLKILEIRVVCLEKSFNFGEILDADSAQCDLDELNSIKSRIDELFESHFHEQLISIQQNFDQRCRNLRNRYMQIISRKRRSETPLDSNSAPPMKLPALEVPHFSGDLHKWGSFKSRFLHLAADKRIANDEISKRQFLYQALDGDAKDMVENLRDSPFEKIWDVLVKFYDDPFRRAKSHYKQLFVEKSANTLRQRLVSYRQHTAGLKLACSEFNIDPFDLVTIAHFLDDPQTNNTVRLQWERQTTANPESCTLDEFLNFLEREATSCDRAFDRGQKPYGKGPKFQKNATMKSGKTQGHTMVQQQSKPTLKKKPPCVLCSGEHYLNQCDEFKRKTPDERIKFVGERRLCQVCFKSSCKGATEKPAACPMKQLHCYRCKGTHHSLVHRFGPQQNPRTDGSNNIVIADNTEKS; from the exons atgtcTTCCGAAACGGGTGATAAGTCTGATTCTGATTCAGTAAAGAGCCGCGAAACTATGGAAAGTGAAACCGAACGCGAGTATGTTGCCGATCAAATTAATCCTGATCAACCGATAtataaatcgttgaaaatattggaaattcgTGTCGTTTGCTTagaaaaaagcttcaattttggtgaaattctcGACGCGGATAGTGCCCAATGCGATCTCGACGAGCTGAACTCCATCAAATCGCGTATTGACGAGTTGTTTGAATCTCATTTTCATGAGCAGCTGATTTCGATCCAACAGAATTTCGATCAACGATGCCGAAACTTAAGAAACAGGTATATGCAAATTATTTCTCGTAAAAGGCGCAGTGAGACCCCTCTTGATTCGAATTCGGCGCCTCCGATGAAGCTGCCTGCGCTCGAAGTGCCTCATTTCAGTGGTGATCTTCATAAATGGGGATCGTTTAAATCTCGTTTTCTCCATCTTGCCGCGGATAAGCGCATCGCAAATGATGAGATAAGTAAGCGACAGTTTTTATATCAAGCATTAGATGGCGATGCTAAAGATATGGTTGAAAATCTCCGAGATAGTCCGTTCGAAAAAATATGGGATGTTTTGGTCAAGTTTTATGACGATCCATTTCGCCGAGCCAAGTCGCATTATAAGCAgcttttcgttgaaaaatcagCCAATACTTTACGTCAGCGTTTGGTGTCTTATCGTCAGCATACTGCTGGTTTGAAGTTGGCGTGTTCCGAGTTCAACATCGACCCATTTGATCTGGTGACCATCGCTCACTTCTTAGATGATCCACAAACGAATAATACGGTGCGTTTGCAATGGGAACGCCAAACAACAGCGAATCCAGAGTCCTGCACACTCGATGAATTTCTAAATTTCCTCGAACGGGAAGCTACTTCCTGTGACAGAGCGTTTGATCGAGGTCAAAAACCTTATGGGAAAGGCCCAAAGTTCCAGAAAAATGCAACGATGAAATCAGGCAAAACTCAAGGCCACACCATGGTGCAGCAGCAGTCCAAACCAACGTTAAAGAAGAAACCACCCTGCGTTTTGTGTTCCGGTGAGCATTACTTAAATCAGTGCGACGAGTTCAAAAGGAAAACTCCAGATGAGCGAATCAAATTCGTTGGCGAGCGTCGATTGTGTCAAGTATGCTTCAAGTCAAGTTGCAAAGGTGCCACAGAGAAGCCCGCAGCGTGTCCGATGAAACAACTGCATTGCTATCGGTGTAAAGGAACTCATCATTCCTTAGTTCATCGTTTTG GTCCACAACAAAATCCGCGGACAGATGGGTCCAATAATATTGTAATAGCGGATAACACAGAGAAAAGTTAG